A genome region from Musa acuminata AAA Group cultivar baxijiao chromosome BXJ3-5, Cavendish_Baxijiao_AAA, whole genome shotgun sequence includes the following:
- the LOC135637696 gene encoding F-box protein FBW2-like isoform X1 — MEEGRRWEDMQVDCLVNIFRRLGLDDLTVSVPFVCTCWWRASLDPVCWRVLNLRSLDFRTWSQFSRSFGSRYRLKTLSFSAFLRLVVHRSHGSASELIFPLSSGASVHDLAYVSINSCPGLRTLALPDKLMLEDDLRIPELIGRWKDLEQLELETKPTSFLETVAAIGHNCTRFARLKVRGLIGKEDASVIAMCLPELKQLELSGSYLTKDELAVIVSGCRKLERLTATDCLGFQADEELLGLASGIHSFEHEGSKLLSDNGYETDESEQQSGFFYW; from the exons ATGGAGGAAGGAAGGAGGTGGGAGGACATGCAAGTGGACTGTTTGGTCAACATCTTCCGGCGGCTCGGCCTCGACGACCTCACAGTCTCGGTGCCCTTCGTCTGCACGTGCTGGTGGCGCGCCTCCCTCGACCCGGTCTGCTGGCGAGTCCTCAACCTACGGTCGCTGGACTTCAGGACCTGGAGCCAGTTCAGCCGGAGCTTCGGCTCCCGCTACCGTCTCAAGACTCTCTCCTTCTCCGCGTTCTTGAGGTTGGTCGTCCACCGCAGCCATGGCTCCGCTTCCGAGCTCATCTTTCCCTTGTCCTCCGGCGCGTCGGTGCACGACTTGGCCTACGTCTCCATCAA CAGTTGTCCCGGGTTGAGGACTCTTGCTTTGCCCGATAAACTGATGCTGGAAGACGACCTCCGCATTCCGGAACTCATTGGAAGGTGGAAGGATCTGGAGCAGCTGGAGCTGGAGACGAAGCCCACTTCGTTCCTGGAAACGGTGGCAGCGATCGGGCACAACTGCACGCGGTTCGCCCGGCTGAAGGTGCGGGGGTTGATCGGCAAGGAAGACGCGAGCGTCATCGCGATGTGTCTGCCGGAGCTGAAGCAGCTGGAGCTGAGCGGATCGTACCTGACCAAGGACGAGCTGGCGGTGATCGTGAGCGGCTGCCGGAAGCTGGAGAGGCTGACCGCCACGGACTGCCTGGGCTTCCAAGCCGACGAGGAGCTGTTGGGGTTGGCCTCCGGCATCCACAGCTTCGAGCACGAGGGTTCGAAGCTGCTGAGCGACAATGGCTACGAGACGGACGAATCAGAGCAGCAGTCTGGATTTTTCTACTGGTGA
- the LOC135637696 gene encoding F-box protein FBW2-like isoform X2 translates to MEEGRRWEDMQVDCLVNIFRRLGLDDLTVSVPFVCTCWWRASLDPVCWRVLNLRSLDFRTWSQFSRSFGSRYRLKTLSFSAFLRLVVHRSHGSASELIFPLSSGASVHDLAYVSINCPGLRTLALPDKLMLEDDLRIPELIGRWKDLEQLELETKPTSFLETVAAIGHNCTRFARLKVRGLIGKEDASVIAMCLPELKQLELSGSYLTKDELAVIVSGCRKLERLTATDCLGFQADEELLGLASGIHSFEHEGSKLLSDNGYETDESEQQSGFFYW, encoded by the exons ATGGAGGAAGGAAGGAGGTGGGAGGACATGCAAGTGGACTGTTTGGTCAACATCTTCCGGCGGCTCGGCCTCGACGACCTCACAGTCTCGGTGCCCTTCGTCTGCACGTGCTGGTGGCGCGCCTCCCTCGACCCGGTCTGCTGGCGAGTCCTCAACCTACGGTCGCTGGACTTCAGGACCTGGAGCCAGTTCAGCCGGAGCTTCGGCTCCCGCTACCGTCTCAAGACTCTCTCCTTCTCCGCGTTCTTGAGGTTGGTCGTCCACCGCAGCCATGGCTCCGCTTCCGAGCTCATCTTTCCCTTGTCCTCCGGCGCGTCGGTGCACGACTTGGCCTACGTCTCCATCAA TTGTCCCGGGTTGAGGACTCTTGCTTTGCCCGATAAACTGATGCTGGAAGACGACCTCCGCATTCCGGAACTCATTGGAAGGTGGAAGGATCTGGAGCAGCTGGAGCTGGAGACGAAGCCCACTTCGTTCCTGGAAACGGTGGCAGCGATCGGGCACAACTGCACGCGGTTCGCCCGGCTGAAGGTGCGGGGGTTGATCGGCAAGGAAGACGCGAGCGTCATCGCGATGTGTCTGCCGGAGCTGAAGCAGCTGGAGCTGAGCGGATCGTACCTGACCAAGGACGAGCTGGCGGTGATCGTGAGCGGCTGCCGGAAGCTGGAGAGGCTGACCGCCACGGACTGCCTGGGCTTCCAAGCCGACGAGGAGCTGTTGGGGTTGGCCTCCGGCATCCACAGCTTCGAGCACGAGGGTTCGAAGCTGCTGAGCGACAATGGCTACGAGACGGACGAATCAGAGCAGCAGTCTGGATTTTTCTACTGGTGA
- the LOC103984999 gene encoding protein HLB1 isoform X3, which produces MEEAEPKNGEIPDHSIDETRDSPVEVKGSDVESMSESKESEIESTMETKEVEIQSTLEAAEGEMEPTSDVKKGEIEAEGVEKELSPSVEAEASNGNGIRTLTMRELLDELKEEEKGPTGGKDERSWSADPTRDDGSNAQRSSHAESSSFSQNDVSMDLINKVTGVDEEGRSRQRILLYAAKKYVSAIQRNPEDHDALYNWALVLQESADNVGPDSVSSKDALLEEACKKYEEATRLCPMLYDAYYNWAIAISDRAKMRGRTKEAEELWKQATKKYEKAVQLNWNSPQALNNWGLALQELGAIVPVREKQTIIRTAISKFRAAIQLQFDFHRAIYNLGTVLYGLAEDTFRSGRPVSAKEVPPDELYSQSAIYIAAAHALKPNYSVYHSALRLVRSMVSSAEKNLSQSPSGRSQGSPQIDKSLVKVDVCDIVSVTACADLTLPQGAGLCIDTIHGPVYLVADTWDSLYGWQDAICLVYTIFARGKSDVLAGIITG; this is translated from the exons ATGGAGGAGGCCGAGCCCAAGAACGGCGAGATCCCCGACCATTCGATCGATGAAACACGCGATTCCCCAGTAGAAGTCAAAGGAAGCGACGTCGAATCGATGTCGGAGTCCAAGGAAAGCGAGATCGAATCGACGATGGAGACCAAAGAAGTCGAGATCCAATCGACGTTGGAGGCCGCGGAAGGCGAGATGGAACCGACGTCGGATGTCAAGAAAGGCGAGATTGAGGCGGAAGGAGTCGAGAAGGAACTCTCTCCATCTGTGGAAGCTGAGGCTTCGAACGGCAACGGGATTCGCACGTTAACGATGCGAGAGCTTCTGGACGAActcaaggaagaagaaaaggggcCCACTGGGGGGAAGGACGAGAGATCTTGGTCAGCGGATCCGACCAGAGACGACGGTAGCAATGCTCAGAGGAGTAGCCATGCTGAGAGTTCCTCTTTTAG CCAGAATGACGTTTCAATGGATTTAATTAATAAAGTAACTGGAGTGGATGAGGAAGGTCGTTCTCGCCAACGGATTCTTTTATATGCAGCTAAAAA atATGTTAGTGCAATACAGAGAAATCCAGAAGATCATGATGCACTTTACAATTGGGCATTGGTTCTCCAG GAGAGTGCTGACAATGTTGGTCCAGATTCTGTTTCTTCTAAAGATGCCTTACTTGAGGAGGCTTGCAAAAAGTATGAGGAAGCCACACGACTTTGTCCTATGCTCTACGAT GCATATTATAACTGGGCTATTGCGATATCTGATCGTGCTAAAATGCGTGGACGTACCAAGGAGGCTGAAGAATTATGGAAACAG GCAACAAAGAAATATGAGAAAGCTGTTCAGCTTAACTGGAACAGCCCACAG GCCCTTAATAACTGGGGACTTGCTCTGCAG GAACTTGGTGCGATTGTTCCAGTGCGGGAGAAGCAAACTATCATAAGAACAGCTATAAGTAAG TTCCGTGCGGCAATCCAACTACAGTTTGATTTCCATCGAGCAATTTACAATCTTGGGACAGTGTTG TATGGCTTAGCTGAGGACACTTTCAGATCTGGCAGACCGGTTAGTGCAAAAGAAGTCCCTCCTGATGAGCTTTATAGCCAATCAGCTATATATATTGCAGCTGCTCATGCTTTGAAACCGAATTACTCG GTTTATCACAGTGCCTTGAGACTGGTTCGTTCAATG GTCAGTAGTGCTGAGAAGAATCTGTCACAAAGTCCTTCTGGAAGGTCACAAGGATCTCCCCAAATTGACAAATCACTAGTTAAAGTTGATGTCTGTGACATTGTTTCTGTCACAGCCTGCGCGGACCTTACTCTACCACAAGGTGCTGGCCTCTGCATTGACACAATTCATGGTCCAGTTTACTTG GTTGCTGACACATGGGACTCTTTGTACGGATGGCAGGATGCAATCTGCCTAGTCTACACCATTTTTGCCAGAGGAAAGAGTGATGTTCTTGCTGGCATCATAACTGGTTGA
- the LOC103984999 gene encoding protein HLB1 isoform X1, with translation MEEAEPKNGEIPDHSIDETRDSPVEVKGSDVESMSESKESEIESTMETKEVEIQSTLEAAEGEMEPTSDVKKGEIEAEGVEKELSPSVEAEASNGNGIRTLTMRELLDELKEEEKGPTGGKDERSWSADPTRDDGSNAQRSSHAESSSFSQNDVSMDLINKVTGVDEEGRSRQRILLYAAKKYVSAIQRNPEDHDALYNWALVLQESADNVGPDSVSSKDALLEEACKKYEEATRLCPMLYDAYYNWAIAISDRAKMRGRTKEAEELWKQATKKYEKAVQLNWNSPQALNNWGLALQELGAIVPVREKQTIIRTAISKFRAAIQLQFDFHRAIYNLGTVLYGLAEDTFRSGRPVSAKEVPPDELYSQSAIYIAAAHALKPNYSVYHSALRLVRSMLPLPYFKVGYLTAQPAHIPIAPHRDWQRSQFILNHEGLQQVSSAEKNLSQSPSGRSQGSPQIDKSLVKVDVCDIVSVTACADLTLPQGAGLCIDTIHGPVYLVADTWDSLYGWQDAICLVYTIFARGKSDVLAGIITG, from the exons ATGGAGGAGGCCGAGCCCAAGAACGGCGAGATCCCCGACCATTCGATCGATGAAACACGCGATTCCCCAGTAGAAGTCAAAGGAAGCGACGTCGAATCGATGTCGGAGTCCAAGGAAAGCGAGATCGAATCGACGATGGAGACCAAAGAAGTCGAGATCCAATCGACGTTGGAGGCCGCGGAAGGCGAGATGGAACCGACGTCGGATGTCAAGAAAGGCGAGATTGAGGCGGAAGGAGTCGAGAAGGAACTCTCTCCATCTGTGGAAGCTGAGGCTTCGAACGGCAACGGGATTCGCACGTTAACGATGCGAGAGCTTCTGGACGAActcaaggaagaagaaaaggggcCCACTGGGGGGAAGGACGAGAGATCTTGGTCAGCGGATCCGACCAGAGACGACGGTAGCAATGCTCAGAGGAGTAGCCATGCTGAGAGTTCCTCTTTTAG CCAGAATGACGTTTCAATGGATTTAATTAATAAAGTAACTGGAGTGGATGAGGAAGGTCGTTCTCGCCAACGGATTCTTTTATATGCAGCTAAAAA atATGTTAGTGCAATACAGAGAAATCCAGAAGATCATGATGCACTTTACAATTGGGCATTGGTTCTCCAG GAGAGTGCTGACAATGTTGGTCCAGATTCTGTTTCTTCTAAAGATGCCTTACTTGAGGAGGCTTGCAAAAAGTATGAGGAAGCCACACGACTTTGTCCTATGCTCTACGAT GCATATTATAACTGGGCTATTGCGATATCTGATCGTGCTAAAATGCGTGGACGTACCAAGGAGGCTGAAGAATTATGGAAACAG GCAACAAAGAAATATGAGAAAGCTGTTCAGCTTAACTGGAACAGCCCACAG GCCCTTAATAACTGGGGACTTGCTCTGCAG GAACTTGGTGCGATTGTTCCAGTGCGGGAGAAGCAAACTATCATAAGAACAGCTATAAGTAAG TTCCGTGCGGCAATCCAACTACAGTTTGATTTCCATCGAGCAATTTACAATCTTGGGACAGTGTTG TATGGCTTAGCTGAGGACACTTTCAGATCTGGCAGACCGGTTAGTGCAAAAGAAGTCCCTCCTGATGAGCTTTATAGCCAATCAGCTATATATATTGCAGCTGCTCATGCTTTGAAACCGAATTACTCG GTTTATCACAGTGCCTTGAGACTGGTTCGTTCAATG CTTCCTTTACCCTACTTCAAAGTGGGTTATTTGACAGCGCAACCTGCCCATATTCCAATTGCACCTCATAGAGATTGGCAAAGGTCCCAGTTTATTTTAAATCATGAGGGACTTCAACAG GTCAGTAGTGCTGAGAAGAATCTGTCACAAAGTCCTTCTGGAAGGTCACAAGGATCTCCCCAAATTGACAAATCACTAGTTAAAGTTGATGTCTGTGACATTGTTTCTGTCACAGCCTGCGCGGACCTTACTCTACCACAAGGTGCTGGCCTCTGCATTGACACAATTCATGGTCCAGTTTACTTG GTTGCTGACACATGGGACTCTTTGTACGGATGGCAGGATGCAATCTGCCTAGTCTACACCATTTTTGCCAGAGGAAAGAGTGATGTTCTTGCTGGCATCATAACTGGTTGA
- the LOC103984999 gene encoding protein HLB1 isoform X2 translates to MEEAEPKNGEIPDHSIDETRDSPVEVKGSDVESMSESKESEIESTMETKEVEIQSTLEAAEGEMEPTSDVKKGEIEAEGVEKELSPSVEAEASNGNGIRTLTMRELLDELKEEEKGPTGGKDERSWSADPTRDDGSNAQRSSHAESSSFSQNDVSMDLINKVTGVDEEGRSRQRILLYAAKKYVSAIQRNPEDHDALYNWALVLQESADNVGPDSVSSKDALLEEACKKYEEATRLCPMLYDATKKYEKAVQLNWNSPQALNNWGLALQELGAIVPVREKQTIIRTAISKFRAAIQLQFDFHRAIYNLGTVLYGLAEDTFRSGRPVSAKEVPPDELYSQSAIYIAAAHALKPNYSVYHSALRLVRSMLPLPYFKVGYLTAQPAHIPIAPHRDWQRSQFILNHEGLQQVSSAEKNLSQSPSGRSQGSPQIDKSLVKVDVCDIVSVTACADLTLPQGAGLCIDTIHGPVYLVADTWDSLYGWQDAICLVYTIFARGKSDVLAGIITG, encoded by the exons ATGGAGGAGGCCGAGCCCAAGAACGGCGAGATCCCCGACCATTCGATCGATGAAACACGCGATTCCCCAGTAGAAGTCAAAGGAAGCGACGTCGAATCGATGTCGGAGTCCAAGGAAAGCGAGATCGAATCGACGATGGAGACCAAAGAAGTCGAGATCCAATCGACGTTGGAGGCCGCGGAAGGCGAGATGGAACCGACGTCGGATGTCAAGAAAGGCGAGATTGAGGCGGAAGGAGTCGAGAAGGAACTCTCTCCATCTGTGGAAGCTGAGGCTTCGAACGGCAACGGGATTCGCACGTTAACGATGCGAGAGCTTCTGGACGAActcaaggaagaagaaaaggggcCCACTGGGGGGAAGGACGAGAGATCTTGGTCAGCGGATCCGACCAGAGACGACGGTAGCAATGCTCAGAGGAGTAGCCATGCTGAGAGTTCCTCTTTTAG CCAGAATGACGTTTCAATGGATTTAATTAATAAAGTAACTGGAGTGGATGAGGAAGGTCGTTCTCGCCAACGGATTCTTTTATATGCAGCTAAAAA atATGTTAGTGCAATACAGAGAAATCCAGAAGATCATGATGCACTTTACAATTGGGCATTGGTTCTCCAG GAGAGTGCTGACAATGTTGGTCCAGATTCTGTTTCTTCTAAAGATGCCTTACTTGAGGAGGCTTGCAAAAAGTATGAGGAAGCCACACGACTTTGTCCTATGCTCTACGAT GCAACAAAGAAATATGAGAAAGCTGTTCAGCTTAACTGGAACAGCCCACAG GCCCTTAATAACTGGGGACTTGCTCTGCAG GAACTTGGTGCGATTGTTCCAGTGCGGGAGAAGCAAACTATCATAAGAACAGCTATAAGTAAG TTCCGTGCGGCAATCCAACTACAGTTTGATTTCCATCGAGCAATTTACAATCTTGGGACAGTGTTG TATGGCTTAGCTGAGGACACTTTCAGATCTGGCAGACCGGTTAGTGCAAAAGAAGTCCCTCCTGATGAGCTTTATAGCCAATCAGCTATATATATTGCAGCTGCTCATGCTTTGAAACCGAATTACTCG GTTTATCACAGTGCCTTGAGACTGGTTCGTTCAATG CTTCCTTTACCCTACTTCAAAGTGGGTTATTTGACAGCGCAACCTGCCCATATTCCAATTGCACCTCATAGAGATTGGCAAAGGTCCCAGTTTATTTTAAATCATGAGGGACTTCAACAG GTCAGTAGTGCTGAGAAGAATCTGTCACAAAGTCCTTCTGGAAGGTCACAAGGATCTCCCCAAATTGACAAATCACTAGTTAAAGTTGATGTCTGTGACATTGTTTCTGTCACAGCCTGCGCGGACCTTACTCTACCACAAGGTGCTGGCCTCTGCATTGACACAATTCATGGTCCAGTTTACTTG GTTGCTGACACATGGGACTCTTTGTACGGATGGCAGGATGCAATCTGCCTAGTCTACACCATTTTTGCCAGAGGAAAGAGTGATGTTCTTGCTGGCATCATAACTGGTTGA